GTCATGGTCAGCATCTTCGGTCGGTCAACCCCAGTTGAATTGGGATTCCTGCAGGTTGAACGGATTTGAAGAGCGATGAGCTGACAGCTCATCGCTGACCGCTAAGGAGAAAGTCATGGCAAAAGAAGTCTCGGCGCAGATTAAGTTGCAAATTCCGGCTGGTAAGGCCAACCCTGCTCCTCCCGTAGGTCCTTCGTTGGGTCAGCACGGCGTCAACATTATGGAGTTTTGTAAGCAGTTCAATGCGAAGACTCAGAAGGAAGGGGACAGTATCATCCCTGTGGTGATCACAGTCTATAAAGATCGTACTTTTAGCTTCATTATGAAGACCCCTCCGGCTTCGGATTTGCTGAAGAAGGCGGCCGGGGTCATTAAGGGCTCTGGTGTGCCACAGAAGGATAAGGTGGGGAAAATCACCCGGCAGCAGCTGAATGAGATCGCGCGTAAGAAAATGGGTGATCTGAACGCGGCTGATGTGGAGGGGGCGACGAGGATCATCGAGGGGACTGCG
The sequence above is drawn from the Nitrospira sp. genome and encodes:
- the rplK gene encoding 50S ribosomal protein L11: MAKEVSAQIKLQIPAGKANPAPPVGPSLGQHGVNIMEFCKQFNAKTQKEGDSIIPVVITVYKDRTFSFIMKTPPASDLLKKAAGVIKGSGVPQKDKVGKITRQQLNEIARKKMGDLNAADVEGATRIIEGTARSMGIVIQS